The following is a genomic window from Carassius gibelio isolate Cgi1373 ecotype wild population from Czech Republic chromosome B7, carGib1.2-hapl.c, whole genome shotgun sequence.
GTGTACTGAACTCAGGTACAAGCTGATTGTAGGTGTTTGAACTTTATTTTTTCCAGTGCGAGAAGCAGCTGTTCATTCTCCTGTGTTTCAGTATTGTAAAGTTTTATAGTTTAAGAGAATCTTTCTTTAGTCCTGTTGCAGTTAAACCCGCGTGTGTGAACTCAGTGTTTGTGGGACGCAGACAGGTCCTGCTGGATCGGACATTCTGGGGGAAACAGCTGTTCAAAAGCAGCATATTTATAGCACACTGGAAAGCTTTCCTTGCATGTTTACACAAAAAAACTGGTAAATTTGCACGCGCTCTGGATGTCCTAACGTCACCTCACAGATGCGCGCTCGCAAACGCTGTTTAAACCTGCAGCTGCTAGTTTTACAAAAGGCCCTAAACACGTCAAGTTTGGTGATTTGCCTAGAGAGGGGTGAGATTGGTAGTGGATTGGAGATGAAACCCCACGATGGCACTCTTCAGCTGCGCCCTGATCGCGTGTCCTTTCCCCTCCCTTTATCTTTTGTCGAAAGAAATCAGGAAGAAAATGGAGCGCACAACATCCCGTCCTAAACCCTACATTTCTGTCTCGGTTTGGGTAAAAACGACGCCGTTGCGTCTGTAAATCGCGATTTTATGCACGGGTTTAATGCCAGCGTTCGCGGGAGGACGCGTCGTGCACGCGTTTGTTtgtgagcatttatttatttcattaatgtgGCTTTTTAATTGAGATGGCCGCGCGAGAGAAGGCGACTGGAAATGGTTGTGCGTTTTTATCACAGTTCCTCTGCACCGGTGCTCATCTGATGTCCTGCAAATGCATCCTGCCAAGAAactttagacacacacacacacacacacacatatatataaagctATATATGGAAATTGTATAAGGCGCCATTGATGTTGATTATTTAGCGCTGGCACAGATTTGGGCTCTATAGACGGGTGACGGAGTGAGACCAGCCCCTGAACTGACGAGACAGTTTGACAGAGCAGAGATGTTCCTGCTCAGTTACCTGTTGTGGTCAAGTTGTATCGCAAAACAAGGTTAcactttaaggtgtccttgtaacagtacaattatacaattaattactGAGTTTTAATGCACTAAAATGTACTAAAtgtttagggttaggattagagtttggtttagggttactttcAAGGAATTATGCATGATTAATTGTTACTATAATAGCAAGTACATGGACCATGCGTGTAGaaaggacatcttaaaataaagtgttacccaaaacaCTTCGGCTGCTATTGTAGTGGGATACAGGTAAGGTCAGGGACATGTCATTGGGTTAAGGAGTAAGGtatacgtaatttaattacagatgaaattgcatgcattttttttttttttataataatgtaaattcgtaagtgcattgtatcaaatgattaatttaaatgtgcaTAGTCGTAAAGGCCACCTCATATATAAAGCAGGACCTCTGTATGTTATCCATCATtataaaaaaacgtaaaaattaTGCCAGTTGCATGTAATTTTACCTGATTTGACTACTGCTTTTGAATGGTTTAACAGGATgcaattgtgtttatttaatctCATTAGATTTGTGATGTCCGTAAAGCCTGTTCATTTACAGGCTAgcatataaaacataattttatatgatgtgacaatacattttttacatactACATTGTAATAATCACTGCCAAGTTCATGCAGACATAGATCAGCATTGTCAGTTTGAGTTCCTCTCTCTGTTCAGATGCCTGAAGCTAGACTTTCTAGCAAAGCACACTGCCTTTGTGCACTTGTTTCACACTCCGCACACCTTACAGCTCGATTCATTGGTGGAGGTCAGAGGTGGGCTGTTCGtgggaaagaaaaaagaaaatgaattctGATTGAAATTGATCACTTCTTTAGGTCATTCAAGAGTTGATTTCACCTGAATCAGAGCTCATGCTCTCTTGACTCAGACCCTGTTTACACCTGTTATCATCCATCTCAGGTGATCCAACATCAGTTTTGACAGGTCAGATCATTACTACGTGATTATGCCTCATATATGTGTCAGGCTCTTACTGTAAGTTGATCAAATAAAGGGGAACAATGGAATGCTCCTGCTCTCAAACATAGGCTACTTTTTAATTTCAATCTTATATATGTATCACTATATGTCACTGACTATAGATGATGCCAGACATGTCATTGTTGTTCTGTGAAGTCTGATGCATATATGTTTGGGTTTTCCAGGTGTATTAATGTTCACACCACACATGCAGTGTGCTCGAATGTGGTTGTAGTCATCAGATCAAACACATTTTGGATGCTGTACACACCTGCATTTAACGTTATTGGATCACCTGAGATGGTTATCTATACCAGGTATAATAAAACTAATCTGTAGTCCACCCCCAAAAAAATTTGTTCAACAACTGTCTGAGTGTCTGTCtattgtggaacataaaagaagatcttGTAGAACCAAGCAGATGGCCTTGCTATGTTTTGAATGGAATCAATCAGAACATCAGCTGTTTGTTTATCAacactctttaaaatatcttctgtgttcagcagaagaatgaAATTCAGTCTCAAAACTATTTTTACAGTAAGCTAGAACTTGAAGGTGAACTTGACCACTGAAGTTTACCGGTGAAGCCTTCAGATTTGACAGTAGGTTTAGTTCTTCTAAAGCAGAATCATTTCAGGGCTGATATCCTTGCTTCATGCTCTCTTAAGGAGATAATGTGTGAGATTGTGATGTTTTGAACTCGCTTTTCCTCTCTTCAGCATCTTTGAACCGAACCTTCAAACTGTCCGCAAGTCTCTCGGAGGAAAATAAATCGAGGAGATCAGGTGAAGGTTTAGGATGACTTGGAATTTCAACCCAAAAGAACATGTTGAAGGGAAGGTGAACTTTGCACACGCTTGAGTCGCTGTGTGTGGGAGCTGGGTTCTGTGAGAGATAAAGTTCAGGCCAAGGTTAGAAACAGGAAATGAATTTTGTCTTTGGGGATTTGTTGTATGACTGCAACAATCCAGAATCATACACACACTGACCTTAGAAATCCTACTCAGAGATACAAGAGAGGTAAAGTGCAGTTCAAGCCTCACACACATCACATACTGAGCAATCGGTTTTTATCTTAGTCTTTCTCACGATTTAAAGatatcgctctctttctctcgctctctccacATCAAAGAACAGTCTGCGATAAAGCCACTCATGTTATATTTTCAAGGCCACGAGCCTCGAGTCTTTCAGTAAGTACGAATGATCTCTTCTTAGTCTTTAGATATGTTACATGGCTTCACTGTTGGAGACCCAGTGTGTCCTCGCACCGAACGCAGGAGACGTTATTTCAGGTGCTCGAGGCTAAAGAATACGAACCGCTGAGagaaaaatatctgttttatcaAAGATGACTCAAGTGCTTGTTCAGTTGTTTCACGAGTGGTTTTTCAGAGCAAGTTAAGGTGTGCATACTACGGACTGTAAATGGGTTCTTGTGAAATTCTTCTGTCGTAAACATTCAGTAAAACCAATTAGTGATACTTAGAAAATGAAATATCATTTGACCTCAATTAAAATCCTATAGATGTTGCAAACTTTAGTGTGGACATTTCTAATTAGCAAAAGTCCAAAAATATAAGCACGAGATACATCAAATCATTTTAATAGCGGCTACATTACATGCAGTTCATTCAAACGACAGCAGTCTATTTCTCttttcaattgtttttgtttatatgatATTCATTCCATTACATACAAAACCGTTAGTTAAATAGCCGATGCATGTGCCCCAAGAAGGCACAAAATGTgcgagtgtgtatttgtgtgtgtgtgtttgtacagggAGTGTAGCATGTGGCCATTCAGACAAAGGTGTTTAGCATGCATGAATCATCTAGTGACTAGGTGCCAtattgagtgtatgtgtgtgtgtctgtgtgtgtgtgtgtgtgcattatttgTGCATGCTGCTTTATCGCTCTCCTGCCTTCATCTCTCCCCTCCCCCCTCTGTCTAGCACCTTATCACTCTCTCCATCTATCCAAATTTGGAGAAGCTTTATTGGCGTGACAGGGTTGGTCAGACATGAACGTGTCTGTCAAGGCGGAACAGTGCATTGCCATGACGATATTCATATGATAATAATGCCAGCAGACCAAACAGACCACAAGATCCTCCAATGCAGAGCAGAACACTCTGTCCCCTTTCTCGACAGATTTACTCATCAAATATGCTCATTCAGAACGTATTTGTGTtcttcatttatgttttttttcttcactgacacccccccccccattctctctttctcgcctgtctgtctctctcctctcttttcttttctcttcgccATGTTGGCAGGCCCCAATCTACCAGCTGATATCAGCATTCCCTGGCACTGTGCCAACTGGCACCgctgcagagagacagagagagagagaatgatagAATGAAAGAAAATCAGTCAAGAACAGAGGGAGGAGGGAATGAGGGTGAAAAGAGAAAAAGTGCAGGGGGTGGAATCACAATCTATGGAAGTgaaaagacagaaggaaggaaaaaGGAGGACAATAATGGTGGGattaggaaagaaagaaagaaagaaagaaagacaaatggAGGGGGGCAGTATGATTGATATAGTGTGATATTGTTGTGAGTCACGGCTGAGCTAAAATGTCAACTGGCTCTGTTAGCCACCATTTCGTACAAGTCTTATGTCACAGATACACATACTTTCAcacacagtcacaaacacacactaatacacaagCAAACACTTGATTGTGTTCATAAATCCCAACTCAGACATGGACATACAGTTCAGTCTGTTCGCAGAGGTaaatacatgaagaaaaaaacccACACGTACACAAGCATAGTGACACATATCCAGGCATTCAGACACCCTCACAGATGTTTAGCAGATTGTCTTTCTGTAATCATCAATGAAATTAATTTCTCTTATTTATGAAAGAAGcaggtgtttttgtgtgtgtgtatctgggCCTGTCCGCTGCAGACTTCAGGCAAGCTATGCATCTGTGGCTTTATGTAATTGTTCACTTCTATCAGTGCACTGTGTGTTAGGGTGTGTGTGCTTATATGAGTATCTTTGGTATTGAGATATTGGTGGGGGTTAGAGCAGATATATCTATATGTCTGGACtttaaaatgtgtatgtgtgtatttgtgttctcATTTAAGCAGCTACTGTAAGTGTATTGGCAGGAAGGGTGTGTGGGGAAGTCCAAACATCTCGCACCCATCCTGTTTGGGACAGTCCATGTCCTGCTCTGCCCTTAGACCCATATACAGGAACAAATGTgtgtacaattatttattttttattctgtgttgTACTTGACAGGAGACTGTTGGAGGTGGTCAGACAGATTGCCACCTTCAGAACACACCCTCTTTAAGTCAAGGAAGTGAAACATGGCATAGACACATCAACAGTGAGTGAtttatctatttgtctgtctgtctgtctgtctatatatctaatctaaatctaatcacacttatacatttttttctcacTCAGAGTATGGATTCCCCACCAGAGAGTATGCTGGCTCTTTCCTTTGAGCCCCCATTGTTTCCTCCCTCCATGCCGTCCCTGGACCACAGTCCCCAATTCCTACCCCAGAGTCCTCAATCTACCCCTTCTAGCCCTCAAACTGAACTCTATGCCCCAGTCTCACCTTGTCCCCTTCCAGAGGCCAGCCTCCaagatgaagaggaagatgaggagcTGTCGATACCCCCTTCACCCACCCCAGCGGTGACGCTGTTTCCTGGTGAATTGGAGCTTGGTAGTTCCTCATCAGACAGCAGCCCCCCAGCCACACCATTAACACCTTTTCCTGGTTTTGGAGCTCTGGAACAGGCAATCTCCTCTGGTCAAAGTACCACCTGTGATGATGAGTTGGATCTTCAGCTTTTCAACAATGAAGGCATGGCTGTCCCAGGAGGAACAAGCTCTGGGCCTGGCCTAAGGTTCCCATGCCATGTGTGTGGAAAGAGGTTCCGCTTCCAGAGTATTTTGTCTCTGCATGCTCGAGCACACAGTTTAGACAGGGAGCGTCGAGCTTCAGCTCCCTACCGAACCACACATGCTAAACTGCAGCAGAACCATGTGGGCAACAGTGTAATCCACAATCTCAACAACAGAGAGCCTGGTCTGAAACTGAGTCCATTATCTGGGTCATTACAAAAGAGTATAGATGAAGACATGGTTCCAGAGGAACCTCTTCAAACTGCAAGCAGCCCTCAGTTCCTTTTTGAAGGAACCACAGCCCTGACTCCACCTCTAACAGAGGAAGCACCAATCTCAACCTCCTTCTCTCCACTCAGCCAAGCCCACTTGGAAGACATCACACCACCCACAGCTGCTTCGTCCTTCCGGTGTCATGCCTGTAAGGGTAAGTTCCGTACAGCTTCAGAGTTGGCTCGTCATGTGCGGATCCTCCACAACCCCTACAAATGTACAATGTGTCCCTTCTCAGCCAGTCAGGAGGAAAGCCTGGCTGCCCATCTGCAGGAGAGCCACCCACCGGAGGATCCTACCACTGAAACAGTTTTCCCTTCTCCCCCTATAACAGCACCAGCTGAGACTCCTCCCTCACAAATACCAGTTGTTCCAGCTTTCAAATGCGAGACATGTGGGCAGCGTTTTACTCAGTCCTGGTTTTTGAAGGGTCACATGCGGAAGCACAAGGACTCATTGGATCACAAGTGCCAGGTTTGTGGCCGTGGCTTCAAGGAACCCTGGTTCCTAAAGAATCATATGAAGGTGCATCTCAACAAACTGGGCCTCAAAGCTGGATTGGGAAATCTGGGGCCAGCTGGAAATGAGCAATCCAAAGGTCCTGCAAGCACACAAGTGTTGGGGGCCCTGTATTCTAACTTGCTCCTGGCTCGCAGTATGACCAGTGGTGGTGGTTCAGGAAGTCGCACAGAAAGGTCAAATGCCAGTGCAGGCTCAAGCAAATCCTCTATATTGGGTTATTTGGGCTTACCCAAAGACAACAGCAATGGAAGTTGCATGGAGCGCCTTCAGGCAGTGGCACAGGTTGCAGAAATGGGTAATGGTGGAGGACGGGGAGGTGAGGCAGCAGACGGAGCGGACCAGGCAGCCATGTGGCAGCTGGTTGCTCGCAGTCTGGTAGCAGCACAGCACAACCAACAGCAGCAGCGATCTCATTCACACCATGAGCTTCCTTCCTCACGAGGCACAGTCTCTGGGGAAGCCAAGCAGATGAGGGCCTACCTGGGTGGGTTGGGTTCTAGAGAGGAATTGGAGGGATCTAGTCCACCTTGGGAGTGTCCAGATTGCGGCAAGCTGTTCAGAAGCCTTCAGCAGGTGGTTGCTCATTCCCGTGTCCATGTCAAGAAACCACAGAAAGGTCAAAGTCCCCGAGGGGGCATGTCCAGGGAAGAGGACATTATAAACAGAGTGAGTGGAGCTCAGGCAACAGGTGGAgtaggaggaggacaaagagctAGTGACAATGAAGGAAGGCAGGAGGGAAAGCCATCAGGAGTCGGGACAGCTGGGAGCTTCCATTCTGTCATATCACATCTTTCTGGTAAGGATCAACCAGCATAATCAAAAACATCTGATTTTATAAGTGCAATATTTATTATCTGTTACAATCCTTCATAGGCTATTGCACTGCAGGAAGCTGATTGAATTTGAgggctatttttgttttatttcattgttgTTAGTTTTGGAATCTTTCCTCCCTGTGTTTCAGGAAGGCAGGCCTGTTGTTAGAAACAGTAAAGACTCAGATTATATTTCAAAgcaattgtttttattcattatatgcTATCTCATTTCAAGGTCAGAATGGTCTAAGGGGGTCACCCTCTTCCACTTCATCTCCAAGGGAGCGTGTTCGGGGAACAGGGACAAAGGATTGCCCCTACTGTGGTAAAGCCTTCCGGTCTTCCCATCACCTTAAAGTACACCTTCGTGTACACACAGGTAAGGCTAACGTGAATAGTAGAACTGTGATTCTCAACCCAGTGGCATGTGCACACCAGGGTGTACTTTACTGAGTTTCATGCACCCTCCGCCATCGAGTATTAATGAAACATACAACGCTTGAGATGAGGTTTAGGGTGTTTAGTGCTAAAAATGTTCACATCATTTTGCATATGAAAACAACTTATTCAAAATTATGTGGCTACCTTGtctcttttaatttaaatatagatttattcaCACTGGCCCTTGAAAACCACTATGTGAACACACTTACCTGAAAAATGTGCAGGGGAAGGGTTTAGGTCCCCCGTCCCCAGCATATTCTACACCCATGTGATAGGGAGCCATTGCTGAGGGATGAAAGAACTGCGAACCCCTGCCCTAACCCTATAAAACAGAAATGAAGATTATAATATTAGATTTAATATTAATCTACAGcaacattatttttatagtgATCTTACTGTATAACAATGGTACGAAATCAAAATTATTCCTAATGTTAGTTTGATATGATGTTTGGATAACACTATACTACACATACTaacaatactgtaaaaaatagtttttatatttttatcaatttaatgttaaaatattctCCGcttttgcaattttattttacttagatGTCTTACATTATGTGTCCATTGGATAAAGCATTTTTGCTGTAAAAAATCTCACAGAAATGAGGATGACTGTTCTTGTggttactactattactactactattattattattcatattattattatttaaatttaacaaaatattttttttttattcattaaatttcACACCCCTGTATGATCAATTTCTTGATTTATCTTGATTGAAACTAATTGCTGCCTATCAGGTTCATCCACAAAATGTCccctacgaaaaaaaaaaagaggcagtgTTCTCACAGTTGATGAGAGATGGAATGTCCTAATTTAACAGTAATGCTCTGGGGACTACACCTGATGTTGCATATGATGACAGGCACTGCCCTCTATCTATTACTGTATGTAACTGCATAAAGTCTTtccacacagatttttttttttttttgcttcaccaCAGGAGCCTTCCTAATGAAACATTGTTATTCATATATAActttatgttattaaaataacactttagtTTTCAATCAGCTGAACAAGAGTGCTTTTTTCCTTGTTTTAGGTGAGAGACCATACAAATGCCCACACTGTGATTATGCTGGCACCCAGTCTGGCTCTCTCAAGTACCACCTTCAGCGTCATCATCGTGAGCAGAGGAACGCTATGTCAACCACCACTAATTCCCCATCACCGAGCCTCCCCACTCTGACTGGCTGTCCTCATGATGGCGTGAAAAAGCGCCGTCACTCCTCCATGTCCCAGTCTTCTTTTGGGAGGGTTCCTGGAGGGGCTCCTTCTTCAAGGCACAGTCAGTCATGGGCTGCAAGCCCGCCAGAGAAGAAGGAGGGCACTACTGTATCTGGACGTCACAGAGAGGGAGATGTGGAGAGTCAGTATCTCAGTCTGTCTGGGATGATGGGTACACTATTTGCCGGCGGTCTAGAACCAAGTTGGATTGGAGAGGTGCCACCTCCGAAAATGCCTAAAGTGTCTCGACGGAAACCCCTTACTACAAGCCGCATGATGTCAGCGAATGGTTACCATGGGGGGATGCTGTCCAATGGGTCCCAGGAAGGAGGCTTTGAACCTCTGGACCTATCCCGGCGCCCTTTACAAGATGAAGTGAGTAGTTCTGTAGGTGGACCATCAGGTATCTCTAAAGGAGGGAATGACATCCTCAATCAATGTGTCTTCTGTCCCTTCCGGACCTCTTCTGTTGAGCTTATGGCCATGCACCTTCAGGTCAATCACACCAGCAAGTCTCGTCGCAAGAGAGGAGCCTCTCTCTCATCCGCCAATCATTCTCCAAAAATAACTTTGACCAGGTCAGACTGCGATCCGCTGGCTCTGTGGAAGTTCCTCGGTGCAGAGGACGGAGTAACATCTCCTGAGGATTGGGTCTCGTCAAAGTCAAGAGCTGAGAATGGAGTCAGCCCAGAGAACATGGACACAGAGGATAGTTTTGAACTGACCCCTGGAACTGTGGGACATGTCTGTGAGAAGGGACTTAAAATGAGAGAGGAGCTGGACGAGGAAGATGAGGAAGtcgatgaggaggaggatgacctGGAAGGAAATGGGAGCTTTGGAAGTGTACCCCAGAATCAGAGCAGAAGAGGTGGGTCTGTTTCATCAGACCTCGCTGCTGAGGATCTGCCCAAGGAGGAGGAAGGCGTCTTGGGGAATTAACATTAGACAAGAACCCTGGATGAGTTtggactagtgttgtcaaaagtactAACTAGACAGTACTGACTTAGAATCAATTTCCCCCTAACATTTGAGCACTGTTGAGCCAATTCTTGGCCATTGAGTTCACACGCTCAACAGATAtgactgtgattggctacaaAGATCATCACtgaacacaatggccaatcagcACTGCTCAAGAATCAGCTCAGTAGCTCTCAAATGTTAACGGGAAATGGATGTTTTTAAAATCTCAGTCCTGATTGGTAACGAAGACGgaacttttgacaacactagtttaGACATATTTGGGAAATAGTTGTCCAGGGTCCCTTGTACAACcctattagaaaaaaaacaattgaacaaaaaaaaaaacagcttttgtgG
Proteins encoded in this region:
- the LOC127961045 gene encoding zinc finger protein 219 codes for the protein MDSPPESMLALSFEPPLFPPSMPSLDHSPQFLPQSPQSTPSSPQTELYAPVSPCPLPEASLQDEEEDEELSIPPSPTPAVTLFPGELELGSSSSDSSPPATPLTPFPGFGALEQAISSGQSTTCDDELDLQLFNNEGMAVPGGTSSGPGLRFPCHVCGKRFRFQSILSLHARAHSLDRERRASAPYRTTHAKLQQNHVGNSVIHNLNNREPGLKLSPLSGSLQKSIDEDMVPEEPLQTASSPQFLFEGTTALTPPLTEEAPISTSFSPLSQAHLEDITPPTAASSFRCHACKGKFRTASELARHVRILHNPYKCTMCPFSASQEESLAAHLQESHPPEDPTTETVFPSPPITAPAETPPSQIPVVPAFKCETCGQRFTQSWFLKGHMRKHKDSLDHKCQVCGRGFKEPWFLKNHMKVHLNKLGLKAGLGNLGPAGNEQSKGPASTQVLGALYSNLLLARSMTSGGGSGSRTERSNASAGSSKSSILGYLGLPKDNSNGSCMERLQAVAQVAEMGNGGGRGGEAADGADQAAMWQLVARSLVAAQHNQQQQRSHSHHELPSSRGTVSGEAKQMRAYLGGLGSREELEGSSPPWECPDCGKLFRSLQQVVAHSRVHVKKPQKGQSPRGGMSREEDIINRVSGAQATGGVGGGQRASDNEGRQEGKPSGVGTAGSFHSVISHLSGQNGLRGSPSSTSSPRERVRGTGTKDCPYCGKAFRSSHHLKVHLRVHTGERPYKCPHCDYAGTQSGSLKYHLQRHHREQRNAMSTTTNSPSPSLPTLTGCPHDGVKKRRHSSMSQSSFGRVPGGAPSSRHSQSWAASPPEKKEGTTVSGRHREGDVESQYLSLSGMMGTLFAGGLEPSWIGEVPPPKMPKVSRRKPLTTSRMMSANGYHGGMLSNGSQEGGFEPLDLSRRPLQDEVSSSVGGPSGISKGGNDILNQCVFCPFRTSSVELMAMHLQVNHTSKSRRKRGASLSSANHSPKITLTRSDCDPLALWKFLGAEDGVTSPEDWVSSKSRAENGVSPENMDTEDSFELTPGTVGHVCEKGLKMREELDEEDEEVDEEEDDLEGNGSFGSVPQNQSRRGGSVSSDLAAEDLPKEEEGVLGN